A single Cnuibacter physcomitrellae DNA region contains:
- a CDS encoding tetratricopeptide repeat protein: protein MSDESWDERIEAFWRDFDEDDRDGMRESMRMLVAERPDGDAEALYEWASVHDSLGYEQEAVDLYRSALEAGLDGERRPQAVIQLASSLRNVGEPDAAVELLLRG from the coding sequence ATGAGCGACGAGAGCTGGGACGAGCGGATCGAGGCCTTCTGGCGCGACTTCGACGAGGACGACCGGGACGGCATGCGAGAGAGCATGCGGATGCTCGTGGCCGAGCGCCCCGACGGCGATGCGGAGGCGCTGTACGAGTGGGCGTCCGTGCACGACTCCCTCGGATACGAGCAGGAGGCCGTCGACCTCTACCGGTCCGCGCTCGAGGCCGGACTGGACGGGGAGCGTCGGCCCCAGGCGGTGATCCAGCTCGCGAGCTCGCTGCGCAACGTCGGCGAGCCCGACGCCGCCGTCGAGCTGCTGCTCCGGGGCTGA
- a CDS encoding pyridoxamine 5'-phosphate oxidase family protein, with amino-acid sequence MSDQDDIETIAAIVKAARVAFVTSRTADGDLHSRPLAVQDDTFTGDLWFFTQDPSEKTDEVRADPSVNVAIESGKGFLSIAGTASISRDATKIDELWSTGAEAWFPEGRDDPSVALLKVHAESAEFWAVDSPAPIRLLKYARAAVSGGQPDVGRNDQVDL; translated from the coding sequence ATGAGCGATCAGGACGACATCGAGACCATCGCGGCCATCGTCAAGGCGGCGCGTGTCGCGTTCGTGACCAGCCGGACCGCCGACGGCGACCTCCACTCCCGCCCCCTCGCGGTGCAGGACGACACGTTCACCGGCGACCTCTGGTTCTTCACCCAGGACCCGAGCGAGAAGACCGACGAGGTCCGCGCCGATCCCTCGGTCAACGTGGCGATCGAATCGGGCAAGGGGTTCCTGTCGATCGCGGGCACCGCCTCGATCTCCAGGGATGCGACGAAGATCGACGAGCTCTGGTCGACCGGCGCCGAGGCCTGGTTCCCGGAGGGCCGCGACGACCCGTCGGTGGCCCTGCTGAAGGTGCACGCCGAGTCGGCGGAGTTCTGGGCGGTCGACTCCCCCGCCCCGATCCGCCTCCTGAAGTACGCACGCGCCGCCGTGAGCGGCGGGCAGCCCGACGTGGGCCGCAACGACCAGGTCGACCTCTGA
- a CDS encoding acyltransferase domain-containing protein, producing MDGQRREPHALRLARRQALSSDALLDRLRDALRDPEPVVDSDPRLASDGVSNAAALAVLLELEPEARERQLALGIPADVVEATLGDLRRSHRPDDAASVLDWMIEILRGDVVQIGRLQVERRAGEWGHALHIPQEGPLDPASVDASLMRIRSFTGSDRFSCTSWLLDPVLQAELPASNIAAFARRFELVLPDHPSGEDGAEAAARFVFRRPLAEVLDPAAVVPRTSLERLVAGRLRAGRGWTQPVGVLRPA from the coding sequence GTGGATGGTCAGCGCCGAGAACCGCACGCCCTCCGGCTCGCGCGGCGGCAAGCGCTGAGCAGCGACGCCCTCCTCGACCGGCTCCGGGACGCCCTGCGCGACCCGGAGCCGGTCGTCGATTCCGACCCCCGTCTGGCCTCCGACGGGGTGTCGAATGCTGCTGCCCTCGCCGTTCTTCTGGAGCTCGAGCCCGAGGCGCGCGAGAGGCAGCTCGCCCTGGGCATCCCTGCTGATGTGGTCGAGGCGACCCTGGGCGACCTGCGACGGTCGCATCGGCCGGATGACGCCGCGTCCGTGCTGGACTGGATGATCGAGATCCTGCGCGGGGACGTGGTGCAGATCGGTCGGCTGCAGGTGGAGCGCCGGGCCGGCGAGTGGGGGCACGCGCTGCACATCCCGCAGGAGGGGCCGCTCGACCCCGCGTCGGTCGACGCGTCCCTCATGCGCATCCGCTCCTTCACCGGGAGCGACCGCTTCAGCTGCACGAGCTGGCTGCTCGACCCCGTGCTTCAGGCCGAGCTTCCCGCGAGCAACATCGCGGCGTTCGCGCGGCGGTTCGAGCTGGTGCTCCCCGACCACCCGTCGGGCGAGGACGGCGCCGAGGCCGCGGCGCGGTTCGTGTTCCGCCGCCCGCTCGCCGAGGTGCTCGACCCTGCGGCGGTGGTGCCGCGCACGTCGCTCGAGCGCCTCGTCGCCGGGCGCCTCCGCGCCGGCCGCGGCTGGACGCAGCCCGTCGGCGTCCTCCGCCCGGCGTAG
- a CDS encoding S8 family serine peptidase: MTSIRHRPLAACLGATALAVLLIAGPAHAEPVSGDEAPIVNPALTELAESGAAPGSAEGEAASGLSTDGASALVVDDAARVLVGVVFADDDALQAGLAAVTGLGEIARTARSAPEVFVSVAPSRFDDLAAIPGVVEVSPALSGVTSDTPALGGPAAGAPDVAAAAAPSCRSIPSDVDSALGTAGVREKFGVDGTGVVVGILSDSFAGAPHALTTPAQDVAAGALPGPGNPCGYETAVRVLVDDTTGQGSDEGRAMAQIIHSAAPGATLLFAAAGPGQSTLADSVRMLHEAGATVIVDDVWFPEETLWQRGLVASAIAEANDDGVTLLSSAGNATSIGTLGDEPGQSIGSWETTAFHPMTCPTAVLDIVDQWSPTGTIDCADMSGGTDQPRATLALTAATAEKGGTLMTQWSEPMYGLTTTIIPLLLDHATGTLVNLPVQADRDTPSISVSVPVRASADYDLVLVRERMDPATATPDAELRVKWKTSGLSLSALQDTTSPDVVVGPTVWAHAGDPATIAVAAASVLDTSQLEDFSSSGPSTYLFEPVHADRTPSPRYPSPLTLFKPQITGVDGEQTTFFGQNSTEQPDVWRFYGTSAAAPSVAAVAALAQAAAPQATADEIRQQMILTADDVSANEAYAGATTPAWIGAGLVDPDGLLAALVGPSPAPPGPSPAPVPVPAAAGGDRLADTGAAPELPWALVGVLALGVGIAIGQRRRRLR; the protein is encoded by the coding sequence GTGACATCGATCCGACACCGCCCGCTGGCCGCCTGCCTGGGCGCGACCGCGCTGGCCGTCCTCCTGATCGCCGGGCCCGCCCACGCGGAGCCCGTCTCGGGCGACGAGGCGCCCATCGTGAACCCGGCGCTCACCGAGCTCGCCGAGTCGGGCGCGGCCCCGGGCTCCGCCGAGGGTGAGGCCGCGTCGGGTCTGTCGACCGACGGCGCCTCCGCCCTGGTGGTGGACGACGCCGCCCGCGTCCTGGTCGGAGTGGTGTTCGCCGACGACGACGCGCTGCAGGCCGGACTGGCCGCGGTGACCGGCCTCGGCGAGATCGCGAGGACGGCGCGGAGCGCGCCCGAGGTGTTCGTCTCCGTCGCCCCGAGCCGCTTCGACGACCTCGCCGCGATCCCCGGCGTGGTCGAGGTCTCGCCCGCGCTGAGCGGTGTGACCTCCGACACCCCCGCGCTGGGAGGCCCGGCCGCCGGCGCACCGGACGTCGCTGCCGCGGCCGCCCCGTCCTGCCGCAGCATCCCCTCCGACGTCGACTCGGCGCTCGGCACCGCCGGGGTCCGCGAGAAGTTCGGCGTCGACGGCACCGGGGTCGTCGTCGGGATCCTCTCCGACTCGTTCGCGGGCGCCCCGCACGCCCTCACGACCCCGGCGCAGGACGTCGCCGCCGGGGCGCTCCCCGGACCGGGCAACCCCTGCGGCTACGAGACCGCCGTGCGCGTGCTCGTCGACGACACGACCGGGCAGGGCAGCGACGAGGGGCGTGCGATGGCTCAGATCATCCACTCGGCCGCCCCCGGGGCGACCCTGCTCTTCGCGGCGGCGGGTCCGGGACAGAGCACGCTGGCCGACTCGGTCCGGATGCTGCACGAGGCCGGCGCGACGGTCATCGTCGACGACGTGTGGTTCCCCGAGGAGACCCTCTGGCAGCGCGGGCTCGTCGCCTCGGCGATCGCCGAGGCGAACGACGACGGCGTCACCCTCCTCAGCTCCGCGGGGAACGCCACCTCGATCGGCACCCTCGGCGACGAGCCGGGCCAGTCGATCGGCTCCTGGGAGACGACCGCCTTCCACCCCATGACCTGCCCGACCGCGGTGCTCGACATCGTCGACCAGTGGTCGCCGACGGGGACGATCGACTGCGCCGACATGTCGGGCGGCACCGACCAGCCCCGCGCCACCCTCGCGCTGACCGCCGCGACGGCGGAGAAGGGCGGCACGCTCATGACGCAGTGGTCGGAGCCGATGTACGGCCTGACGACCACGATCATCCCGCTCCTCCTCGACCACGCGACGGGGACGCTCGTCAACCTGCCGGTGCAGGCGGACCGCGACACACCCTCGATCTCCGTCTCCGTGCCCGTCCGCGCCAGCGCCGACTACGACCTCGTCCTCGTGCGCGAGCGGATGGATCCCGCCACGGCGACTCCCGATGCGGAGCTGCGCGTGAAGTGGAAGACGAGCGGACTGTCCCTGAGCGCGCTCCAGGACACGACGTCACCTGACGTGGTCGTGGGCCCGACGGTCTGGGCGCACGCGGGCGACCCCGCCACGATCGCGGTCGCGGCCGCGTCCGTCCTCGACACGTCGCAGCTCGAGGACTTCTCCTCGTCCGGACCGTCGACGTACCTCTTCGAACCCGTGCACGCGGATCGGACGCCCTCGCCGAGGTATCCCTCGCCCCTCACCCTGTTCAAGCCCCAGATCACCGGCGTGGACGGCGAGCAGACCACGTTCTTCGGCCAGAACAGCACGGAGCAGCCCGACGTCTGGCGGTTCTACGGGACGTCGGCGGCGGCCCCCTCCGTCGCGGCCGTCGCCGCCCTCGCCCAGGCCGCGGCGCCTCAGGCGACCGCCGACGAGATCCGGCAGCAGATGATCCTCACCGCCGACGACGTCTCGGCGAACGAGGCCTACGCGGGCGCGACGACACCGGCCTGGATCGGTGCGGGTCTCGTCGACCCCGACGGACTGCTCGCCGCGCTCGTGGGCCCGAGCCCGGCTCCGCCCGGCCCCTCGCCTGCGCCGGTCCCCGTGCCCGCCGCGGCCGGCGGAGATCGCCTCGCCGACACCGGCGCCGCCCCGGAGCTCCCCTGGGCGCTCGTCGGGGTGCTCGCGCTGGGCGTCGGGATCGCGATCGGTCAGCGCAGGCGCAGGCTACGGTAG
- a CDS encoding serine/threonine-protein kinase has protein sequence MPNVSQHAHGHTVSERYLLHTTLGTGGMASVYQASDAVLGREVAVKVFSSEGSTAAERIDQEREIHLLAQLAHPSLVSVYDAGAHSFDGGEARRFVVMELASDRTLRDLVKSGPLSGFETAVIGAQIADGLAYVHSRSIVHRDVKPANILLTDNAGRDLPFVAKLTDFGIAQFVDGSRFTVEGAVIGTASYLSPEQAKGDALTTASDIYSLGLVLLEAMTGERAFPGTLIESATARIFKDADVPSDLPPEWQELLTVMTSRDPSARPSAEAVTKVLRSLQAETTTIGDTELSTAELLELSEPPASRREARARQRRFRAKATRQRQTRALVVGSVAVGVAALCALSWLIGVLSAGSVIGG, from the coding sequence GTGCCCAACGTCTCGCAGCACGCCCACGGTCACACCGTGTCCGAGCGCTACCTGCTGCACACGACCCTCGGCACCGGCGGCATGGCCTCGGTCTACCAGGCCAGCGACGCCGTGCTCGGTCGGGAGGTCGCCGTCAAGGTCTTCAGCTCAGAGGGCAGCACCGCCGCCGAGCGGATCGACCAGGAGCGCGAGATCCATCTGCTGGCCCAGCTCGCGCATCCGAGCCTCGTCAGCGTCTACGACGCGGGCGCCCACTCGTTCGACGGCGGTGAGGCCCGCCGCTTCGTCGTCATGGAGCTCGCCAGCGACCGCACGCTCCGCGACCTGGTGAAGAGCGGACCGCTCTCGGGGTTCGAGACGGCGGTGATCGGCGCCCAGATCGCCGACGGCCTGGCCTACGTGCACTCGCGCTCGATCGTGCACCGCGACGTCAAGCCCGCGAACATCCTGCTCACCGACAACGCCGGACGCGACCTGCCGTTCGTCGCCAAGCTCACCGACTTCGGGATCGCGCAGTTCGTCGACGGCAGCCGCTTCACCGTCGAGGGCGCCGTGATCGGCACGGCCAGCTACCTCAGCCCCGAGCAGGCGAAGGGGGATGCGCTCACCACGGCGAGCGACATCTACTCCCTCGGTCTCGTGCTGCTCGAGGCCATGACCGGAGAGCGGGCCTTCCCCGGCACGCTCATCGAGTCGGCCACGGCGCGCATCTTCAAGGATGCGGACGTGCCGAGCGACCTGCCGCCCGAGTGGCAGGAGCTGCTCACGGTCATGACCTCACGTGATCCCTCCGCGAGGCCCTCGGCCGAGGCCGTCACGAAGGTGCTGCGGAGCCTGCAGGCCGAGACCACCACGATCGGCGACACCGAGCTGTCCACCGCCGAGCTCCTCGAGCTCTCCGAGCCGCCGGCGTCCCGCCGCGAGGCGCGGGCCCGGCAGAGGCGCTTCCGCGCGAAGGCCACCCGGCAGCGGCAGACCCGAGCCCTCGTGGTCGGCTCGGTCGCGGTCGGGGTGGCCGCCCTCTGCGCGCTGTCCTGGCTGATCGGCGTGCTGTCGGCCGGCTCGGTGATAGGCGGCTGA
- a CDS encoding DUF7882 family protein, which translates to MGKLIYGSSGIEIEFDDRTLTHLQIVIAAKLRRRESFFFSWKDDPAVGDGRSSIWLDASIPLYFKYAGGRVPAINRDWIEVLTASSNGSGGLQFSEEPRGPVGQAAANGSGNGLTTTPATVR; encoded by the coding sequence ATGGGAAAGCTGATCTACGGGAGCTCGGGGATCGAGATCGAGTTCGACGATCGCACCCTGACACACCTCCAGATCGTGATCGCCGCCAAGCTGCGTCGCAGGGAGAGCTTCTTCTTCTCCTGGAAGGACGACCCGGCGGTGGGCGACGGCCGTTCGAGCATCTGGCTCGACGCCTCCATCCCTCTCTACTTCAAGTACGCGGGCGGACGCGTCCCGGCGATCAACCGCGACTGGATCGAGGTGCTCACCGCCTCGAGCAACGGCAGCGGCGGGCTGCAGTTCAGCGAGGAGCCGCGAGGGCCCGTGGGTCAGGCCGCGGCCAACGGGTCCGGCAACGGGCTCACCACCACTCCCGCGACCGTCCGCTGA
- a CDS encoding VOC family protein produces MSDAISPREFRAADGTADWRVVGDGARAWFDTGDFATGAALVAAIGRAAEELEHHPDLDLRYAGLAVRLVSHDLGDISRRDLELARRISQAASELGVRADPSRVQSIQIAIDAVDVAAVRAFWQAVLGYEPRDEADLEDARAVGPNVWIQQIEARRPERNTIHIDVYVGRDRIEERIAAALAAGGRIVRDADAPEWWTLADPEGNEVDLAPWRDDSEWSA; encoded by the coding sequence ATGAGCGACGCGATCTCTCCGCGGGAGTTCCGCGCGGCGGACGGCACCGCCGACTGGCGGGTGGTGGGCGACGGCGCCCGCGCCTGGTTCGACACCGGCGACTTCGCCACGGGCGCCGCCCTCGTGGCGGCCATCGGTCGGGCGGCGGAGGAGCTCGAGCACCACCCCGACCTCGACCTCCGCTACGCGGGTCTCGCCGTGCGGCTGGTCAGCCACGACCTCGGCGACATCAGCCGACGCGACCTCGAGCTGGCCCGCCGCATCTCGCAGGCGGCGAGCGAGCTCGGCGTCCGCGCCGACCCATCGCGGGTGCAGAGCATCCAGATCGCCATCGACGCCGTCGACGTCGCGGCCGTCCGAGCGTTCTGGCAGGCGGTGCTCGGGTACGAGCCCCGCGACGAGGCCGACCTCGAGGACGCACGCGCCGTCGGGCCGAACGTGTGGATCCAGCAGATCGAGGCGCGGCGGCCCGAGCGCAACACGATCCACATCGACGTCTACGTCGGCCGCGACCGCATCGAGGAGCGCATCGCGGCGGCGCTCGCCGCGGGCGGCCGGATCGTCCGCGACGCGGACGCCCCCGAGTGGTGGACGCTCGCCGACCCCGAGGGCAACGAGGTCGATCTCGCCCCCTGGCGCGACGACAGCGAGTGGAGCGCCTGA
- a CDS encoding SIMPL domain-containing protein, whose protein sequence is MSETVITVEGHFDHHHPAERGTVLVSVGFQGPDREPVVARTTSLHGRIAEEAERMRTDGAVTWWSADRLRVWSERPWNKDGKQLPLVHHAAVASEVKFADLARLAAWVESTAALEGVTITGIRWALTEVTKERLSADAQHRAVQDAVTRASAYAQSLGLTTVRPLAIADPGMLGDESRPQSAAPAAPMARAAAAAKESGGLDLKPEDVTISARVHARFAAS, encoded by the coding sequence ATGAGCGAGACCGTCATCACCGTCGAGGGCCACTTCGATCACCACCACCCCGCCGAGCGCGGGACGGTACTGGTGAGCGTGGGCTTCCAGGGCCCCGACCGCGAACCGGTCGTCGCCCGCACGACGTCGCTGCACGGCCGGATCGCCGAAGAGGCCGAGCGGATGCGGACCGACGGCGCCGTGACCTGGTGGTCGGCCGACCGTCTGCGCGTGTGGAGCGAGCGCCCGTGGAACAAGGACGGGAAGCAGCTGCCGCTCGTGCACCACGCCGCGGTGGCGTCGGAGGTCAAGTTCGCCGACCTCGCGAGGCTCGCGGCGTGGGTGGAGTCGACCGCGGCGCTCGAGGGCGTGACGATCACGGGCATCCGCTGGGCGCTCACCGAGGTCACGAAGGAGCGGCTCAGCGCCGACGCGCAGCACCGGGCGGTGCAGGATGCGGTGACCCGCGCCTCCGCTTACGCTCAGAGCCTCGGGCTGACCACCGTGCGGCCGCTGGCGATCGCCGACCCGGGGATGCTCGGGGACGAGTCGCGCCCGCAGTCCGCCGCCCCGGCTGCGCCGATGGCCCGCGCCGCTGCCGCCGCGAAGGAGTCGGGCGGCCTCGACCTGAAGCCCGAGGACGTCACGATCTCGGCCCGCGTCCACGCGCGCTTCGCCGCCTCCTGA
- a CDS encoding Dps family protein, with protein MTDTIERHVEVPADGGARNTRRQNAEHGFVAPKALTDDLQAVLVDLIELHIQGKQAHWNVVGKNFRDLHLQLDEIVDAAREFSDTVAERLRALHAAPDGRSDTVAATTTLPEYPNGEILTTDTVDLITQRIEATVARIREVHDEVDDADPTSADILHAIIERLEQLAWMVSAENRTPSGSRGGKR; from the coding sequence ATGACCGACACCATCGAACGACACGTCGAGGTCCCCGCCGACGGCGGCGCCCGCAACACCCGCCGCCAGAACGCCGAGCACGGCTTCGTCGCACCCAAGGCCCTGACCGACGACCTGCAGGCCGTGCTGGTCGACCTGATCGAGCTCCACATCCAGGGCAAGCAGGCCCACTGGAACGTCGTGGGGAAGAACTTCCGCGACCTCCACCTCCAGCTCGACGAGATCGTCGACGCCGCGCGCGAGTTCAGCGACACGGTCGCCGAGCGCCTGCGCGCGCTGCACGCCGCCCCCGACGGCCGCAGCGACACCGTGGCCGCGACGACCACGCTGCCGGAGTACCCCAACGGCGAGATCCTCACCACCGACACCGTCGACCTCATCACCCAGCGCATCGAGGCGACCGTGGCGCGCATCCGCGAGGTGCACGACGAGGTCGACGACGCCGACCCGACGAGCGCCGACATCCTGCACGCCATCATCGAGCGCCTCGAGCAGCTGGCGTGGATGGTCAGCGCCGAGAACCGCACGCCCTCCGGCTCGCGCGGCGGCAAGCGCTGA
- the yczE gene encoding membrane protein YczE — MLGFSLRFLRLLAGLTLYGFADALMIRAGIGVDPWTVFAQGWSHVTGWGIGLLTNVIGLLVLLLWIPLRQRPGVGTLVNVLWVGPAIELGLWLVPEQTSLPMQVLVFAAGLILLAVASGIYIGARMGPGPRDGLMTGIHSRTGWPIWVGRTGVEGSVLLIGWLLGGNVGVGTVVFAALIGPLCSVTLPLLAPSVAAARTGRGRAGADAGGAGAAGDVGSAVAGAAGPAAAGSAPR, encoded by the coding sequence ATGCTCGGCTTCTCCCTCCGCTTCCTCCGGCTGCTCGCCGGCCTCACCCTCTACGGGTTCGCGGATGCGCTGATGATCCGCGCGGGCATCGGCGTCGATCCGTGGACGGTGTTCGCGCAGGGCTGGTCGCACGTGACGGGATGGGGCATCGGACTCCTCACCAACGTGATCGGCCTGCTCGTGCTGCTGCTCTGGATCCCGCTGCGTCAGCGTCCGGGGGTCGGCACCCTCGTCAACGTGCTGTGGGTCGGCCCGGCGATCGAGCTCGGCCTCTGGCTCGTGCCCGAGCAGACGTCGCTGCCGATGCAGGTGCTGGTGTTCGCCGCGGGCCTGATCCTGCTGGCGGTGGCGAGCGGGATCTACATCGGCGCGCGGATGGGGCCGGGGCCGCGCGACGGACTGATGACGGGCATCCACTCCCGCACCGGATGGCCGATCTGGGTGGGACGCACCGGCGTCGAGGGCTCGGTGCTGCTCATCGGGTGGCTGCTCGGCGGGAACGTGGGCGTGGGGACGGTCGTGTTCGCGGCGCTCATCGGCCCGCTGTGCTCGGTGACGCTGCCGCTGCTCGCGCCCAGCGTGGCGGCGGCGCGCACCGGGCGGGGGCGGGCGGGTGCGGATGCAGGCGGCGCCGGTGCCGCGGGGGACGTCGGATCCGCGGTCGCGGGTGCGGCCGGGCCCGCTGCCGCCGGGAGCGCACCGCGGTAG
- a CDS encoding AI-2E family transporter encodes MFGRRIRGTRSAPAQTAAAQSAAAQSAAAQGTMSPVEGSDVTVAGESSFPPVRVNAFRIGLVGGLGVLLSLLIGGAVTQLSTVLVYVGLALFIALGLDPLVSWLERKMPRGLAIAIVFAAVIGVFAGLLFTVIPLIVQQTGNFITHFPQIVSDFGNSDFVKGIEAQLGGAVDIDQAMQGATGFIQDPNNLLALGGGLLAVGSGIASGLTGSVIVLILTLYFLASLRSMKRVAYRFVPANKRKRFASLTEDVTGAVGRYVVGQVTLAAINGVLSFIYLSIIQAPLPVLFAFIAFLGSLIPLVGTLSGAVIITLVCLFASPTTALAAAIYYVIYMQVEAYVLSPRIMNRAVKVPGSIVVIAAVAGGALGSVLGALVAIPVAASAIIIIQKVVWPHQDAKTWPGDSARQLP; translated from the coding sequence ATGTTCGGCAGACGGATCAGAGGGACCCGGTCGGCACCGGCACAGACGGCAGCGGCCCAGTCGGCCGCGGCGCAGTCGGCCGCAGCGCAGGGGACGATGTCGCCGGTCGAGGGCTCGGACGTCACGGTGGCCGGGGAGTCCAGCTTCCCTCCGGTGCGCGTCAACGCCTTCCGGATCGGGCTCGTCGGCGGACTCGGCGTCCTCTTGTCGCTGCTCATCGGCGGCGCGGTCACCCAGCTGAGCACCGTCCTCGTCTACGTCGGCCTGGCCCTCTTCATCGCGCTGGGCCTGGATCCCCTGGTGTCGTGGCTCGAGCGGAAGATGCCGAGGGGACTGGCGATCGCCATCGTCTTCGCCGCGGTGATCGGCGTGTTCGCGGGCCTGCTGTTCACGGTGATCCCGCTGATCGTGCAGCAGACGGGTAACTTCATCACCCACTTCCCCCAGATCGTCAGCGACTTCGGCAACAGCGACTTCGTCAAGGGCATCGAGGCCCAGCTGGGCGGCGCCGTCGACATCGACCAGGCCATGCAGGGGGCGACCGGCTTCATCCAGGACCCGAACAACCTGCTGGCGCTCGGCGGCGGACTGCTCGCGGTGGGATCGGGCATCGCCAGCGGTCTCACCGGGTCGGTGATCGTCCTGATCCTCACCCTCTACTTCCTCGCGTCGCTGCGGAGCATGAAGCGCGTGGCGTACCGCTTCGTGCCGGCGAACAAGCGGAAGCGCTTCGCCTCCCTCACCGAGGACGTCACGGGCGCCGTGGGGCGGTACGTCGTCGGCCAGGTCACCCTCGCCGCCATCAACGGAGTCCTCAGCTTCATCTACCTGTCGATCATCCAGGCGCCGCTGCCCGTGCTGTTCGCGTTCATCGCGTTCCTCGGGTCGCTGATCCCGCTGGTCGGCACGCTCTCGGGTGCGGTCATCATCACGCTGGTCTGCCTGTTCGCCTCGCCCACCACCGCCCTCGCGGCCGCGATCTACTACGTGATCTACATGCAGGTCGAGGCGTACGTCCTCAGCCCTCGCATCATGAACCGGGCGGTGAAGGTGCCGGGGTCGATCGTCGTGATCGCCGCGGTGGCCGGAGGCGCCCTGGGATCCGTGCTGGGCGCGCTCGTCGCGATCCCGGTCGCCGCGTCGGCGATCATCATCATCCAGAAGGTGGTGTGGCCGCACCAGGATGCGAAGACGTGGCCCGGCGACTCGGCGCGACAGCTCCCCTAG
- the yczR gene encoding MocR-like transcription factor YczR, which produces MSPTRIGTRSLLGLLGDWRGAAPGPSYLALFDRIRLLILDGRIAADTRLPAERDLAATLGVSRTMVSAAYRELREAGYTESLRGSGSVTRLPGRAPIGGHDTTGDYIDFTKATLPAHPGLYPATQRVMDDYARQLGGSGLDPFGLPELREAVAARYTQRGLPTSVDQVMITIGAQHAIFLLARVLLARGDRAVVELPSYPHAYEALRAAGARLVPVTVTAKGSASGDDRRHGWDAQEIEQAFSRTGPTLAYLMPDFHNPTGESMPEALRPLVLREATRNGALVVVDETTAELDIDRSQSFLPFPAYGDDVSSESAVLLGSVGKTIWAGMRVGWIRAQPGLIRKLAAARYAGDLGTPVLEQLVVADLLRDFEAVLDVRREQLREGRDAVLRMLGSHFPEWRLPRVEGGLAVWAGLGAPVSSQLALAARAQGLLITAGPRFGLDGALERFIRIPIGQPTAELERGIEALATAWSGLSRGTLPPVDVFADVV; this is translated from the coding sequence ATGTCTCCCACCCGGATCGGTACGCGCTCCCTCCTCGGCCTGCTCGGCGACTGGCGCGGGGCGGCCCCCGGCCCGTCGTATCTGGCGCTCTTCGACCGGATCCGGCTGCTCATCCTCGATGGTCGGATCGCCGCCGACACCCGCCTTCCGGCGGAGCGCGACCTCGCCGCCACTCTGGGCGTCAGCCGCACGATGGTGTCGGCGGCCTACCGCGAGCTGCGCGAGGCGGGCTACACCGAGAGCCTCCGCGGATCCGGGAGCGTCACCCGCCTGCCCGGACGCGCGCCGATCGGCGGGCACGACACCACCGGCGACTACATCGACTTCACGAAGGCGACCCTCCCCGCGCATCCCGGGCTCTATCCCGCCACGCAGCGGGTGATGGACGACTACGCGCGCCAGCTCGGCGGATCGGGCCTCGATCCGTTCGGACTTCCCGAGCTCCGCGAGGCGGTCGCGGCGCGGTACACCCAGCGGGGGCTGCCGACCTCGGTGGACCAGGTGATGATCACGATCGGCGCCCAGCACGCGATCTTCCTCCTCGCCCGCGTGCTGCTCGCCCGAGGCGACCGCGCCGTCGTCGAACTGCCGAGCTACCCGCACGCGTACGAGGCGCTCCGGGCGGCGGGAGCGCGCCTGGTGCCCGTCACGGTCACCGCGAAGGGCAGCGCCTCGGGCGACGATCGGCGGCACGGATGGGACGCCCAGGAGATCGAGCAGGCCTTCAGCCGCACCGGTCCGACGCTGGCCTACCTCATGCCCGACTTCCACAACCCGACCGGTGAGTCGATGCCGGAGGCGCTCCGGCCGCTGGTGCTGCGCGAGGCCACCCGGAACGGCGCCCTCGTCGTGGTCGACGAGACCACGGCAGAGCTCGACATCGACCGGTCGCAGTCCTTCCTGCCGTTCCCGGCGTACGGCGACGACGTGTCGAGCGAGTCCGCCGTGCTCCTCGGTTCGGTGGGGAAGACCATCTGGGCGGGCATGCGGGTGGGGTGGATCCGCGCACAGCCCGGCCTCATCCGGAAGCTCGCGGCGGCCCGATACGCGGGCGACCTGGGCACGCCGGTGCTCGAGCAGCTGGTCGTCGCCGACCTGCTGCGCGACTTCGAGGCCGTGCTCGACGTCCGGCGGGAGCAGCTGCGCGAGGGCCGCGATGCGGTGCTGCGGATGCTCGGCTCGCACTTCCCGGAGTGGCGCCTGCCCCGCGTGGAGGGTGGCCTCGCGGTGTGGGCCGGCCTCGGCGCGCCGGTCAGCTCCCAGCTCGCGCTCGCGGCCCGCGCCCAGGGCCTCCTCATCACGGCGGGCCCGCGGTTCGGGCTGGACGGCGCGCTCGAGCGCTTCATCCGCATCCCCATCGGGCAGCCCACCGCGGAGCTCGAGCGCGGCATCGAGGCGCTCGCCACCGCCTGGTCGGGCCTCTCCCGCGGCACCCTCCCGCCCGTCGACGTCTTCGCCGACGTCGTCTGA